One stretch of Deltaproteobacteria bacterium DNA includes these proteins:
- a CDS encoding GIY-YIG nuclease family protein yields MDKQFCVYILASKRNGTLYIGVTSQLATRVWQRKSKVVEGFSAKYGVDKLVYLRSARLRRDRNRAGEAA; encoded by the coding sequence ATGGACAAGCAGTTCTGCGTTTACATCCTGGCCAGCAAACGGAACGGCACGCTGTACATTGGGGTGACCTCACAGCTGGCAACGCGGGTGTGGCAGCGTAAGAGCAAGGTAGTGGAGGGTTTTTCGGCCAAGTACGGCGTTGACAAGCTGGTCTACTTACGAAGCGCACGGCTGCGCAGAGACCGCAATCGTGCGGGAGAAGCAGCCTGA